A DNA window from Leptolyngbya sp. KIOST-1 contains the following coding sequences:
- a CDS encoding VOC family protein — protein sequence MLRPFHVAFPVYDLSSTRHFYEIVLGCSVGRTSDRWIDFNLFGHQITAHLVDQNRPEVPTNAVDGHGVPVSHWGVILTPAEWQVLADRLRQLQVKFLIAPYQRFVGQVGEQATLFITDPSGNALEFKAFAQDESIFAQAE from the coding sequence ATGCTTCGTCCATTTCATGTCGCGTTTCCAGTGTACGACCTGTCTAGCACCCGTCACTTCTACGAAATCGTGCTGGGCTGCTCCGTAGGGCGTACCTCCGATCGCTGGATTGACTTCAATCTGTTTGGGCACCAGATCACTGCTCACTTGGTCGATCAGAACCGACCGGAGGTGCCCACCAATGCCGTCGATGGTCACGGCGTGCCGGTCAGCCACTGGGGGGTCATTCTCACCCCAGCGGAGTGGCAGGTTCTGGCCGATCGCCTGCGCCAGCTCCAGGTTAAATTCCTGATTGCACCCTATCAGCGCTTTGTCGGTCAGGTGGGCGAGCAGGCGACGCTGTTCATCACCGATCCCAGCGGCAATGCCCTCGAGTTTAAGGCCTTTGCCCAGGACGAAAGCATTTTTGCCCAGGCTGAGTAG
- the nadA gene encoding quinolinate synthase NadA translates to MFTTLSPAAALPTYDLFDAIERLKRELNAVILAHYYQESDIQDLADYIGDSLGLSRQAAATDADVIVFAGVHFMAETAKILNPEKQVLLPDLEAGCSLADSCPPDAFAAFKAAHPDHLVISYINCTAAIKAMSDIICTSSNAVSIVQQLPPEQKIIFAPDRNLGRYVMQQTGRDMVLWQGSCIVHETFSEKKLVQLQQAHPEAEVIAHPECEEAVLRHAHFIGSTTALLNYAQRSSSPKFIVVTEPGIIHQMQKQAPDKGFIPAPPTTATCACNECPHMRLNTLEKLYLAMKNRAPEIVLEPGLQQQALRPIQRMLEMSA, encoded by the coding sequence GTGTTCACCACCCTATCGCCTGCTGCTGCGCTTCCCACCTACGATTTGTTTGACGCGATTGAGAGGCTCAAGCGCGAGCTCAATGCCGTCATTTTGGCTCACTACTACCAAGAATCTGATATTCAAGACTTAGCTGACTACATTGGCGATTCCTTGGGCCTGTCTCGCCAGGCCGCTGCAACCGATGCCGATGTGATTGTCTTTGCGGGCGTGCACTTCATGGCCGAAACCGCCAAAATTCTCAACCCCGAGAAGCAGGTGCTACTGCCCGATCTCGAGGCCGGGTGTTCCCTGGCCGACAGCTGCCCTCCCGATGCCTTTGCAGCCTTTAAGGCTGCCCATCCCGACCACCTGGTCATTTCTTACATCAACTGCACAGCGGCGATCAAGGCCATGAGCGATATTATCTGCACCAGCTCTAATGCCGTGAGCATTGTCCAGCAGTTGCCCCCCGAGCAAAAAATCATCTTTGCTCCCGATCGCAATCTGGGTCGCTACGTAATGCAGCAGACCGGCCGCGACATGGTGCTCTGGCAGGGAAGCTGTATAGTTCACGAAACTTTTTCAGAAAAAAAACTGGTGCAGTTGCAGCAGGCCCATCCTGAGGCAGAGGTGATTGCCCATCCAGAGTGTGAAGAGGCCGTTCTCCGCCACGCCCATTTCATTGGTTCCACCACGGCCCTGCTCAACTATGCCCAGCGGAGTAGCAGCCCTAAATTTATTGTTGTTACCGAGCCTGGCATCATCCACCAAATGCAGAAACAGGCTCCAGACAAAGGGTTTATCCCGGCCCCGCCCACAACGGCGACCTGCGCCTGCAACGAATGCCCCCACATGCGGCTCAACACCCTTGAGAAGCTCTACCTAGCGATGAAAAATCGCGCCCCCGAGATTGTTCTCGAGCCAGGGTTACAGCAGCAGGCACTCAGGCCCATTCAGCGCATGCTGGAGATGAGCGCCTAG
- a CDS encoding DUF4278 domain-containing protein — translation MAFITLLALTVGVVSALALVIVGLVEAPWQLLLLGLLAALYGLQRQMWAIQAMEQRADSGMAETIAAQVPPAGYAPVASPEGSGGDSENVAETDTPETAAETAPQEYELIYRGIRYRVSQPTSEPSSTDSSTAGIYRGQPWHR, via the coding sequence ATGGCTTTCATTACCTTATTAGCGCTTACCGTAGGAGTCGTTTCTGCCCTGGCTTTGGTCATTGTGGGCCTGGTAGAAGCTCCGTGGCAGCTACTGCTGCTGGGGTTGCTGGCGGCTCTCTACGGCCTACAGCGGCAAATGTGGGCCATTCAAGCCATGGAGCAACGGGCTGATAGCGGTATGGCGGAGACGATCGCGGCTCAGGTTCCTCCCGCAGGCTATGCCCCGGTGGCCTCCCCCGAGGGCAGCGGTGGCGATTCTGAAAATGTGGCCGAAACCGATACCCCAGAAACCGCTGCCGAAACTGCTCCCCAGGAGTATGAGTTGATTTACCGAGGCATTCGGTACCGTGTGTCTCAACCGACCTCTGAACCCTCGTCCACAGACTCGTCCACGGCTGGCATCTATCGGGGGCAACCGTGGCACCGGTAG
- a CDS encoding 5'-nucleotidase C-terminal domain-containing protein codes for MADFTLQLFHAADQEAGIPAFADIPRFSAVLNALLAEDIDGDGVEGFANTLILSSGDAYIPGVFLNASETAFGGVGRADILIQNQLGFQAIAFGNHEFDLGTELVGNLIRGNSADGFPGTAFPFLSSNLDFSTDRFLAPLVVPDAQAPLPNSIAASTVIEVNGEKIGVVGATTPTIRNVNVQISSPGDVTVLPRPFDANPTPAQLDALAAEIQADVDALLAANPDVNKVILLAHMQQLAIELELAERLSNVDIIVAGGSNTRLFDENDRPRAGDTVQGPYPIIQTDRDGNPVAVVNTDGNYRYVGRLVIDFDENGLIIPESYDPTISGAFATDDEGVAAVGGEGLADPEILEILAALQEVVIAGESNVFGFSEVFLDGRRDAVRRQETNLGNLTADANLAIAQEVDPTVVISLKNGGGIRDNIGRVLAPTGSVGEVEFLPTEEIPGLKPEGGISQTDIQNALRFNNGLSLVTVTAEELLALVEHGISGIRLDDSATPGAFPQIGGFAFSFDATAPAGRRVQSLAIEDSEGNDIDVVVQNGEIVGDPSRTFRMVTLNFLAGGGDGYPFPTGEAANRVDLVQPVDAPRTGNATFAPDFSEQDALAEFLLANFGSAETPFAIEDTPRELDTRIQNLAFRSDTVIDDLTGLPGGPGTGLSGLFLDLREFAGDVRTAFTVNREAAFDNFVGFYRVTDTDGGIDLTGDGLANVRPGESGYTVAALGARATDVALTTLNLTESVFESTVAGGSLYAPFLIANGNLDRFNANRVYFAFGAANADGVEHIRFADGAIGFEDQFGGGDNDFNDMVVTVQVLA; via the coding sequence ATGGCTGACTTCACCCTCCAACTCTTCCACGCTGCCGACCAAGAGGCAGGTATTCCCGCGTTTGCAGATATTCCGAGGTTTTCGGCGGTTTTAAATGCACTCCTAGCCGAAGATATCGATGGCGATGGCGTAGAAGGCTTTGCCAATACGCTGATCCTCTCCTCTGGTGATGCCTACATTCCTGGGGTATTTTTAAACGCCAGTGAGACTGCCTTTGGCGGAGTAGGGCGCGCTGACATTCTCATTCAAAATCAACTGGGATTTCAGGCGATCGCTTTTGGCAACCACGAGTTTGATCTCGGTACCGAACTGGTCGGAAATCTCATTCGTGGCAATTCTGCTGATGGCTTTCCCGGTACCGCCTTTCCTTTCCTGAGCAGCAACCTCGACTTCAGCACCGACCGCTTTCTGGCCCCGCTAGTGGTGCCCGATGCCCAGGCCCCTCTACCCAATAGCATTGCCGCCTCGACGGTGATCGAAGTCAACGGTGAGAAAATCGGCGTGGTGGGAGCGACGACTCCTACGATCAGAAACGTCAACGTGCAAATCTCTAGCCCCGGCGATGTCACAGTACTGCCCCGGCCGTTTGACGCCAACCCCACCCCTGCGCAGCTCGACGCTCTGGCGGCTGAAATTCAGGCGGATGTGGACGCCCTGCTGGCCGCTAACCCCGACGTCAACAAGGTGATCTTGCTGGCCCACATGCAGCAGCTGGCCATTGAGCTGGAACTGGCAGAGCGGCTCTCCAACGTGGATATCATCGTGGCCGGTGGTTCCAACACCCGCCTGTTTGACGAGAACGATCGCCCCCGGGCGGGCGATACGGTGCAGGGGCCTTACCCGATTATTCAAACCGACCGCGACGGCAACCCGGTGGCCGTGGTCAATACCGACGGCAACTACAGGTATGTGGGCCGCCTGGTGATTGACTTTGACGAAAACGGTTTGATCATTCCCGAAAGTTACGACCCCACCATCAGCGGTGCCTTTGCCACCGACGACGAGGGCGTGGCTGCCGTGGGCGGCGAGGGGCTGGCCGATCCCGAGATTTTGGAGATTTTAGCGGCCCTGCAAGAGGTCGTCATTGCTGGTGAGAGCAATGTGTTTGGCTTTAGCGAGGTGTTTTTAGACGGTCGCCGCGATGCGGTGCGCCGCCAGGAGACCAACTTGGGCAACCTGACCGCCGATGCCAACCTGGCCATCGCCCAAGAGGTTGACCCCACCGTGGTCATCTCCCTCAAAAATGGCGGTGGCATTCGCGACAACATTGGCCGCGTGCTGGCTCCCACTGGCAGCGTAGGCGAAGTAGAGTTTCTCCCCACCGAAGAGATTCCTGGCTTGAAACCCGAGGGCGGCATTTCCCAGACCGATATTCAGAACGCGCTGAGATTCAACAATGGCCTCTCCCTGGTAACCGTTACTGCTGAGGAATTGTTGGCCCTAGTTGAGCACGGTATCTCGGGCATTCGTCTCGACGACAGCGCTACCCCCGGCGCGTTTCCCCAGATTGGGGGCTTTGCCTTTAGCTTTGACGCGACAGCCCCCGCCGGTCGCCGGGTGCAGTCGTTAGCGATCGAAGATAGCGAGGGCAACGACATCGATGTGGTGGTGCAAAACGGCGAAATTGTCGGCGATCCCAGCCGCACCTTCCGCATGGTTACCCTGAACTTCCTGGCTGGCGGTGGCGACGGCTACCCCTTCCCCACTGGGGAAGCAGCTAACCGGGTTGACCTGGTTCAACCCGTGGATGCCCCTCGCACTGGTAATGCTACCTTTGCCCCCGACTTCTCAGAGCAGGATGCCCTGGCAGAATTTTTGCTGGCCAACTTTGGCAGTGCTGAAACCCCCTTTGCCATCGAAGATACTCCCAGAGAACTGGATACCCGAATTCAAAACCTGGCCTTCCGCAGCGACACGGTGATCGACGATCTCACCGGTCTGCCCGGCGGACCTGGAACCGGGCTCTCGGGCCTATTTCTCGATCTGCGCGAGTTCGCTGGGGATGTGAGGACTGCCTTTACGGTCAACCGCGAGGCGGCCTTCGACAACTTTGTGGGTTTCTACCGGGTCACCGACACCGATGGCGGCATCGACCTCACGGGCGACGGCCTAGCCAACGTGCGGCCTGGGGAGTCGGGCTACACGGTTGCGGCCCTCGGCGCTCGGGCGACGGATGTGGCGTTGACTACCCTCAACCTCACAGAGTCGGTGTTTGAGTCCACTGTGGCGGGCGGCAGCCTCTACGCTCCCTTCCTGATTGCCAACGGTAATCTCGATCGCTTTAACGCCAATCGGGTGTACTTCGCCTTTGGAGCGGCCAATGCCGATGGCGTTGAGCATATCCGCTTTGCCGATGGGGCGATTGGCTTTGAGGATCAGTTTGGCGGCGGCGACAACGACTTCAACGATATGGTTGTGACGGTACAGGTCCTGGCCTGA
- a CDS encoding TerB family tellurite resistance protein: MPLQPPSPPSISPSQMTLLRIVSTMAWSDGHLADEEVGVMLDQFSQLFASNPGQQSALRDELRDYLMQNLPLEELVPKLTNPAERELVLKLGHQVISASARTPGEDLINQEEADAYRHLVSLLNLPEDVVARIEQESGQPATDNTNLIEQLTAEIKTFVDEH; this comes from the coding sequence ATGCCTCTACAACCGCCTTCACCTCCCTCCATCAGCCCCAGCCAGATGACCTTGCTGCGCATTGTGTCGACCATGGCCTGGAGCGATGGGCATCTTGCTGACGAAGAGGTCGGCGTCATGCTGGATCAGTTTAGCCAACTGTTTGCCAGCAATCCTGGGCAGCAGTCCGCTCTACGCGATGAACTGCGCGACTACCTGATGCAAAACTTGCCCCTGGAAGAACTGGTGCCCAAGCTCACCAACCCGGCAGAGCGAGAGCTTGTCCTCAAGCTGGGCCACCAGGTGATCAGCGCCAGTGCCCGCACCCCTGGAGAAGACCTGATCAATCAAGAGGAGGCGGACGCTTACAGGCACCTGGTCTCACTCCTCAACCTGCCCGAAGATGTGGTGGCACGAATCGAGCAGGAAAGCGGTCAACCAGCCACTGACAACACCAATCTAATTGAGCAGTTGACCGCTGAGATCAAGACCTTCGTCGACGAGCACTAG
- a CDS encoding response regulator transcription factor, protein MGSVSVQIIEGNPHLRSLLGWHLQQAGYRVFQSSDLVRTRDVFQSRQPDLVILDSQLPDGDGVELCKWLHSQGQPLIMILSACNTETDIVTGLRAGADDYLTKPFGMQEFLARVEALTRRVRLMSAPASLTYGDLNIDLVQRRVNFRGDYIDLTPQEFSLLYVLTQAAGAPLSRTDLLRRAWPDAIDNPRTVDTHILSLRKKIEVDPRQPNIIQTVRNVGYRFNVERASAESNGHSPRVSPSLASSSLS, encoded by the coding sequence GTGGGCTCTGTATCTGTACAGATTATTGAGGGCAATCCCCATTTGCGATCGCTCCTAGGCTGGCATCTTCAGCAGGCGGGCTATAGGGTTTTTCAGTCGTCAGATTTAGTTCGCACCCGTGATGTGTTTCAGAGCCGCCAGCCTGACCTGGTGATTTTAGATTCTCAGCTGCCCGACGGCGATGGCGTAGAGCTGTGTAAATGGCTGCACAGTCAGGGACAACCGCTGATCATGATTCTCTCCGCCTGCAACACCGAAACCGACATCGTCACCGGGCTGCGAGCAGGGGCCGACGACTATCTCACCAAGCCCTTTGGCATGCAGGAGTTTTTGGCCCGCGTTGAAGCGCTGACCCGACGTGTGCGGTTGATGAGCGCCCCGGCCTCTCTGACCTACGGCGACTTGAACATTGACCTGGTGCAGCGGCGCGTCAACTTTCGCGGCGACTACATTGATTTGACCCCCCAGGAATTTAGCCTGCTGTACGTTCTTACCCAGGCTGCTGGCGCCCCTCTCAGCCGCACCGATCTCCTGCGCCGGGCCTGGCCCGATGCGATCGATAACCCCAGGACGGTGGACACTCACATTCTTTCTCTGCGCAAAAAGATCGAGGTCGATCCCAGGCAGCCGAACATCATTCAAACCGTCCGCAATGTTGGCTACCGCTTCAATGTCGAGCGCGCCTCCGCTGAATCTAACGGCCATAGTCCCCGGGTGAGCCCCAGTCTGGCCTCCTCCTCGCTGAGCTAG
- a CDS encoding F0F1 ATP synthase subunit gamma — protein sequence MPNLKAIRDRIKSVKNTRKITEAMRLVAAAKVRRAQEQVIATRPFADRLAQVLYGLQSRLRFEDADLPLLKQRDVQTVALLVISGDRGLCGGYNTNVIRRAEIRAQELAAEGLNYKFVIIGRKANQYFKRRDQPIEASFIGMEQIPTADEASTIADELLSLFLSDEVDRVELIYTRFVSLVSSRPVIQTLLPLDPQGLEVSDDEIFRLTTRGGNFQVEREKVAGPAPTDFPQDMIFEQNPVQILDALLPLYLNNQILRALQESAASELAARMTAMNNASDNAKELAKSLNLTYNKARQAAITQEILEVVAGANSLG from the coding sequence ATGCCTAACCTAAAAGCGATTCGAGACCGCATTAAATCCGTTAAAAACACCCGCAAGATCACCGAGGCAATGCGCCTGGTGGCTGCGGCTAAGGTGCGTCGCGCCCAGGAACAGGTGATTGCCACTCGGCCCTTTGCCGATCGCCTGGCCCAGGTGCTATACGGCCTGCAAAGCCGCCTCCGGTTCGAGGATGCCGATTTGCCATTGCTCAAGCAGCGTGACGTGCAAACCGTTGCCCTGCTGGTGATTTCGGGCGATCGCGGCCTCTGCGGTGGCTACAATACCAACGTTATTCGTCGAGCCGAAATCCGCGCCCAGGAGCTGGCCGCTGAGGGCTTGAACTACAAGTTTGTGATTATTGGCCGCAAGGCTAATCAGTACTTTAAGCGCCGTGATCAGCCCATTGAGGCCAGCTTCATCGGCATGGAGCAAATTCCCACCGCCGATGAAGCCTCGACCATCGCCGACGAACTGCTGTCGCTGTTTTTGTCCGACGAAGTCGATCGCGTTGAGCTGATCTACACCCGGTTTGTGTCCCTGGTCAGCTCTCGCCCGGTGATTCAAACCCTGCTGCCCCTCGACCCCCAGGGGCTTGAGGTCTCCGATGACGAAATTTTCCGTCTCACCACTCGCGGCGGCAACTTCCAGGTGGAGCGGGAGAAAGTGGCGGGCCCAGCCCCGACCGACTTCCCCCAGGACATGATCTTCGAGCAAAATCCGGTGCAAATTCTGGATGCGCTGCTGCCGCTGTACCTGAACAACCAGATCCTGCGCGCCCTGCAGGAGTCAGCGGCCAGCGAACTGGCGGCTCGGATGACCGCCATGAACAACGCCAGCGATAACGCTAAGGAACTGGCCAAGTCCCTCAACTTGACCTACAACAAAGCCCGTCAGGCCGCTATTACCCAGGAGATTCTGGAAGTGGTGGCTGGGGCCAACTCCCTGGGCTAA
- the galE gene encoding UDP-glucose 4-epimerase GalE, which yields MTTDTKLILVTGGAGYIGSHAVMALQQAGYRVVILDNLVYGHRDLVENVLKTELIEGSTLDRGLLKEVFNRYDVSAVMHFSAYAYVGESVSDPSKYYENNVVGTLSLLDEMVAAGVKNIVFSSTCATYGVPEEMPITETHPQNPINPYGATKLMVERILTDYDKAYDLRSVRFRYFNAAGAHPGGQLGEDHNPETHLIPLVLQTALGKRESISVFGTDYPTSDGTCVRDYIHVCDLADAHILGLEYLLKGGESNVFNLGNGSGFSVRQVIKAAERVTGKSIPVVEVERRPGDPPALVGGSDRARSVLGWNPQYADIDTILAHAWAWHQTRHG from the coding sequence ATGACAACTGATACAAAATTAATCCTGGTGACAGGAGGAGCCGGTTATATCGGCAGCCATGCCGTGATGGCGCTTCAGCAGGCAGGTTATCGAGTGGTGATTTTAGACAACCTGGTCTACGGCCATCGCGATCTGGTAGAGAACGTTCTAAAGACCGAGCTGATTGAAGGCAGTACGCTCGATCGGGGGCTCCTAAAGGAAGTTTTCAATCGCTACGACGTTAGCGCCGTCATGCATTTCTCGGCCTACGCCTACGTGGGTGAATCGGTTAGCGATCCGAGCAAATACTACGAAAACAATGTCGTCGGGACGCTATCGCTACTGGATGAAATGGTCGCAGCCGGAGTCAAAAACATCGTTTTCTCCTCGACCTGCGCCACCTATGGCGTGCCCGAGGAAATGCCGATTACCGAAACCCATCCCCAAAACCCGATCAACCCCTACGGGGCCACCAAACTCATGGTGGAGCGCATCTTGACGGACTACGATAAAGCCTACGATCTCAGGTCGGTGCGGTTCCGCTATTTCAACGCGGCGGGGGCTCATCCCGGCGGCCAACTGGGCGAAGACCACAACCCCGAAACTCACCTGATTCCGCTGGTGCTGCAAACGGCGTTGGGCAAGCGAGAATCCATCAGCGTCTTCGGTACCGACTACCCTACTTCAGATGGCACCTGCGTGCGCGACTACATTCACGTCTGCGACCTGGCCGATGCCCACATTTTGGGCCTGGAATACCTGCTCAAGGGCGGCGAGAGCAACGTCTTTAACCTGGGCAACGGCAGCGGTTTCTCGGTGCGACAGGTGATCAAGGCGGCAGAGCGAGTGACCGGCAAGAGCATCCCGGTGGTGGAAGTCGAGCGCCGCCCTGGCGACCCACCAGCGCTGGTGGGCGGCAGCGATCGCGCCCGCAGCGTCCTGGGCTGGAACCCCCAGTACGCCGACATTGACACCATTCTGGCCCACGCCTGGGCCTGGCACCAGACGCGCCACGGATAA
- a CDS encoding two-component system response regulator: MNVTRGYILVLDPECQQVEDAHPLEANLQYPVFVAKSTEQAVTRVSQAPPCLVILVGNNFQTWSQPLVHQLRQHSHAPDMTIVALTDSTSPQWNYSEDTPGVDGLLVQPLSMDILRSLVESAFARSICH, encoded by the coding sequence ATGAATGTGACCCGAGGCTATATTCTTGTGCTCGATCCAGAGTGTCAACAGGTTGAGGACGCTCATCCCCTGGAGGCCAACCTGCAGTATCCGGTGTTTGTGGCCAAGTCTACCGAGCAGGCGGTCACTCGAGTTAGCCAAGCGCCCCCCTGTCTGGTAATTTTGGTGGGCAATAACTTTCAGACTTGGTCGCAGCCGCTGGTGCATCAGCTGCGCCAACACAGCCATGCTCCCGATATGACCATTGTGGCGCTCACCGATTCTACCAGTCCCCAGTGGAATTACAGCGAGGATACCCCCGGGGTCGATGGGCTGCTGGTGCAGCCTCTCAGTATGGACATTCTGCGCTCCCTGGTGGAGTCGGCTTTTGCCCGCAGCATTTGCCACTGA
- the nagA gene encoding N-acetylglucosamine-6-phosphate deacetylase, with amino-acid sequence MTMPSRVTTELTAETLSRASEEPCDRYALTHCTLYTGHQILRDHALIIEGATLVGAVPTAHLASDVPQLDGQGWAVAPGFIDLQLNGCGGVMFNDAITANTLDTLHRTNLRSGTTSFLPTLITTSDRAMQEAIALVTQYRHRFPQRVLGLHLEGPYLNPKRSGIHNKAYVRPADSAMVSHLVEAGPAVVKLVTLAPEMVPEDCIRRLAQAGILVAAGHTDASFEQALAGFKAGVGMVTHLFNAMSPWQGRSPGLVGAVFSQPDIYAGVIVDGHHVHYGSVGLAKTLKQDRLVLVSDATPPVGAAIDSFVIGGQQVFYRDGKCISADGTLGGAALTLIEAVGNCVREVGIPLEEALRMATLYPARAIGVDDCLGLLQPGYTANLTLFDPVNFVVKACIAQGSLAWASADFVHPIAN; translated from the coding sequence ATGACTATGCCCTCTAGGGTGACGACGGAGTTGACTGCCGAGACGTTGAGCCGGGCCAGTGAGGAACCCTGTGACCGCTACGCCCTCACCCACTGTACCCTCTACACCGGGCATCAAATTTTGAGGGATCACGCCCTCATTATTGAAGGGGCTACCCTGGTGGGAGCAGTACCCACGGCTCACCTGGCCTCCGATGTGCCCCAGCTAGATGGCCAGGGCTGGGCCGTAGCGCCTGGGTTTATCGATCTACAGCTCAATGGCTGTGGTGGCGTGATGTTCAACGATGCCATTACGGCCAACACCTTAGATACCCTGCACCGAACCAATCTGCGCAGCGGCACTACCAGCTTTTTGCCGACCTTGATTACCACCTCAGATCGGGCCATGCAGGAGGCGATCGCCCTGGTAACCCAGTACCGCCATCGCTTTCCCCAGCGGGTGCTGGGCCTGCATTTGGAAGGCCCCTATCTCAACCCCAAGCGCAGCGGTATTCACAACAAAGCCTACGTTCGCCCAGCGGATTCTGCCATGGTCAGTCACCTGGTCGAGGCGGGGCCAGCGGTGGTAAAGCTGGTTACCCTGGCCCCGGAGATGGTGCCTGAGGATTGTATTCGGCGGTTGGCCCAGGCCGGCATTTTGGTCGCCGCTGGGCACACCGACGCCAGTTTTGAGCAGGCTCTGGCCGGGTTTAAGGCCGGCGTCGGCATGGTGACCCACCTGTTTAATGCCATGTCGCCGTGGCAGGGACGCAGCCCAGGGTTGGTGGGGGCTGTCTTTAGCCAACCCGATATCTATGCGGGCGTCATTGTAGACGGGCACCACGTCCACTACGGGTCCGTCGGCCTGGCCAAAACCCTCAAGCAGGACCGCCTGGTGTTGGTCAGTGATGCGACTCCCCCGGTTGGGGCTGCGATCGACTCCTTTGTGATCGGCGGTCAGCAGGTGTTTTACCGCGACGGCAAGTGCATCTCGGCGGATGGCACCCTGGGGGGCGCGGCGCTAACGCTGATTGAAGCCGTGGGCAACTGTGTGCGCGAGGTGGGCATTCCCCTAGAGGAAGCCCTGCGGATGGCTACCCTTTACCCAGCCAGGGCGATCGGAGTAGACGATTGCCTCGGGCTGCTCCAGCCGGGCTACACAGCGAATCTCACCCTGTTTGACCCGGTCAATTTTGTGGTCAAAGCCTGCATTGCCCAGGGATCTTTAGCCTGGGCGAGCGCTGATTTTGTCCACCCTATAGCCAACTGA
- a CDS encoding Crp/Fnr family transcriptional regulator yields MLSMQADTLSELYPLFHAASPETIDWLISVATHHDYPANRAVVMEDAWGNAVYFIESGWVKVRRHAEESSITLAVLGKGDFFGEMAILDESPRSTDVVAMTAVKLMSISAQRFIQTLFKDPQLHHRLLQLMVQRIRQTNLRFQLLHQPPAVKLANTLTAIQEAYGEAVADGVELFNIPRKDLADLAGITREEAEKIMGKLAEKGWIVEDAVRSVLLLKNTRQLAHLAGRL; encoded by the coding sequence ATGCTTTCTATGCAAGCCGACACGCTAAGTGAACTGTACCCTCTATTCCATGCTGCCAGCCCCGAAACCATTGACTGGCTGATCTCTGTCGCCACCCACCACGACTACCCTGCCAACCGGGCTGTAGTCATGGAAGATGCCTGGGGCAACGCTGTTTATTTCATTGAGTCTGGCTGGGTCAAGGTGCGTCGCCACGCCGAAGAGAGCTCCATTACCCTGGCGGTGCTGGGCAAAGGTGACTTCTTTGGTGAAATGGCCATTTTGGACGAGTCACCCCGGTCTACCGATGTGGTTGCCATGACCGCGGTCAAGCTGATGAGTATATCGGCGCAGCGGTTCATTCAGACCCTGTTTAAGGATCCCCAGCTCCACCATCGGCTGCTACAGCTCATGGTGCAGCGAATACGCCAGACCAACCTGCGGTTTCAACTCCTCCATCAGCCCCCGGCCGTGAAGTTAGCCAATACGCTGACCGCCATTCAGGAGGCCTACGGCGAAGCAGTGGCAGACGGGGTAGAACTGTTTAATATTCCCCGCAAAGACCTGGCCGACCTAGCCGGTATCACCCGCGAAGAAGCCGAGAAGATCATGGGCAAACTGGCCGAAAAGGGCTGGATCGTTGAGGATGCGGTGCGATCGGTTCTGCTGCTCAAAAATACGCGCCAACTCGCCCACTTGGCCGGGCGGCTGTAG